gagagagagagagagagaatgatgatgTGAGATGGGCCTGGGTGACAGGGTGGAAGAAAGGGAAAGGAGCTAGTGTCCAGCTGTAGATATCTAAAGAGATGAATAATGAAAGAACTCACCAGTTTATTTGGAGTTGCTAACTTTGTCAAGTTTATCCAGTTGatgttttcaatgtttttcatCAAACTTTGCAAAACATTTGCAGAATGGGACAACATTTTCACAAAAATACTGCAAAAAGGGAAATATTCAGGATAAAGAGGGGTCAGCTGGATAACAACCTTTGTGACACAATTTTATCAAAATacacatggtacatagttgcataacacacacagacacacagagacagaggtgcatacatatacagacacatggacatgcaagcacataaatatgcaggatacgtacatacagatgcacacacatacatacatatatacatacatacagatgcaaacacacacacacacacatacgtacatgcatgcatgtatagacacacacacactgacccacacacatgcgcacaaacaaacaaaagggaacgcagtgtaaataagggacagagtcaagactattgaaaaggttgcaagacaaaacgaaaagtttaggaaaataagaataagaaaaaagtggaaattttaccagtgagtgtgttaaattataagacccAAAAAGAaattgactctccccagacacaacagaacacatATTTTACTTATTTGTCTTGGGTCTGACTTAAAACTGCATCTGATAATGAAGACCTGGTTTTGAGGAATGCGGGACCACCTCTGAGACACTGTTATTATTAGGTCACTCTGACCCAGAGCAATAGCCCCTGCCAGGATCCCAGCTATAGGTTAATTAGCAAGTCACTGAACCGCTTCCAGAAGAAGGTCAAGGTCACTCACAGGACCCTTAATGGAACCAGGGCAGATGAAACCCTTCAGCTCTTTGGTTGCTTATCCAAGGGAAGGTAACTCCATCTAAATCCTTCATCCTGATAACTAATGAGCTCATCACACCCGCTGCACAAGTTTAAAGGATGAGAGATGGGACTGGCTCGGCACAAACCATGcccacaattataataataaatcccTAAAAGgggaaaatactaaaaaaatccacctcaacaaattccgtccaACTCATGTGAGTATGGAAAAGTAAGCgttaaaacaacaacagaataatGACAGGAAGTAGTTTTGGCTTTGTCATTGCATCACGACAGCTGGATGGTTTTTCCCATTTGTAATCAAATGTGAAGAAGTGGAACAGGAGACAGGAAGTCACGAGTATGGAAAAACAACGAAAGGCAACACAACACAGACTAATACCTGTGATACTTCACTTCAAGTTTGATAGCATTTTCAATGAGAGGTCTTTGCAGATTGGTAAGAAGTGACTGTTTCTTCTGAAGAATGGTTTTCAAATATTCATTGAAGGAAGAGATTTCACTGAGGTTCTTCTCTATGGAATATaagaacataaaacataaaaattttaGCATCTTTGAATTacgagaaacaaaaacacaaaaaataacaacattatcGTTGGAATTAATGACGTTTGAGaccaataaaatattcaaagctATTCAGATGAAGGATGCAGGCATAACTATGGGGGTTAAAAAACTCACATCATAgtcaaatatttctaaatttgaaCCCATTGAACCTTGTCCAAATGTCTTCTATCAGTGTCCCCTTAAACCCTTCAACATTCAGACTACCatgacaaatcatcatcatcatcgtttagcgtccgttttccatgctagcatgggttggacggttctactgcggtctgtgaagccagaaggcttcatcaggcccagtcaaatctggcagtgtttctacagctggatgcccttcctaacgccaaccactccgtgagtgtagtgggtgctttttacgtgccacccgcacaggtgccagacagagctggcaaacggccacgaacggatggtgctttttatgtgccaccggcacgagggccaggcgaggctggcaacggacacgaacggatggtgctttttacgtgccatcggcatgaggccagtcggggcggcgctggcaacggtcgcgaaacggaaggttctcttacatgccactggcactggtaacacatctgcaatttccattgatcaatttcgattctgatcctcacttgcctcaacaggtcttcacaagtagagttttgtatcccaagaagggaaggtatgcatacgtaggctggctccatcccatgtagaaggccacgggttatggactcacttgtcctgctgggtcttctcgcgcacagcacacttccagaggtctcagtctctagtcatttcctcagtgagacctaaagttcgaaggtcgtgcttcaccacctcgtcccaggttttcctgggtctgcctcttccgcaggttccctcaaccgctagggtgtcgcactttttcacacaactttcttcatccattctcgccacatgaccataccagcgcaaacgtctctcttgcacaccacaactgatgcttcttaggtccagcttttctctcaaggtacttacactctgccgagtatgagtactgacattacacatccatcggagcatactggcttcatttcttgcgagcttacgcatatcctcagcagtcacggcccatgtttcactgccatgtagcatggctgttcgtacacacgcatcatacagtctgcctttcactctgtgcgagaggccttttgtcaccagcagaggtaagagctctctgaactttgcccaagctattcttactctagcagttacactttcagcacacccgcccccgctgctgacttggtcacctaggtaacggaaactatcaactatttctagtttttctccctggaaagtgacggaagttggtctcagagcattttcagtgtttattgttcctgagcatctgccacatacaaaaaccatcttcctagttagccttcctttgacattgctgcacctcttatgtgtccatagcttacacttggtgcatcttatagagtttctacctacaccttttctacagatcgagcagggccatctacctgaaggcgtttgtgatttgtctaccttcctactgattacgactttggttttagctagattgactctgaggcccttcgattctaatccttgtttccacacctgaaacttctcctccagttctgatagcgactcagcaattagagcaaggtcatcagcatagaggagctcccaagggcatcctgtcttgaattcctccgttattgcctggaggactatgataaataggagggggctgagtactgagccttggtggacccctacctctacccggaattcttcgctgtactcgtttccaaccctcaccctactagcagcgtccctatacatggcccgcacagctctcactaaccattcatctatccctagtttcctcattgaccaccagataagggatcgggggaccctgtcgaaggctttctccatgtcaacaaaagccaggtacaggggcttatctttggctaggtatttctcctgcagctgccttaccaggaatatagcatctcatctaaactaactctctctctaattagttgggctatgaccctctccgtaaccttcatcacctgatccaacagcttgatacctctgtagttatttgtatctagggcgccacctttacctttgtagcagttgactattatgctgctacaccagtcattgggtatgactcctttgtgtatcacctgattaactatacgggtgactaggctatagccgacactaccagacattttgagcatctctgcagtgattcctgatgggcctggggctttccctgtcttcatgcttctaattgccttagctaccacggaactatcaactcggatagctggtccctctgttgggtcaacattcggcagactctctttatcccattcattttctttattcagcaacctttcatagtgacatctccaaacctctctctttgcatcctcatttagcgcaagtgaaccatcttccatgcgaacacacttctctcctaccacatcacgattctctctcacacactgtcttgcaacgcgaaacacctccagtctttggtcctcacggcgcagaacattggcaaattttttcttatctgcttcccctctggctaaataaacctgtctcctagcttcccttttagcagtctgatacaattccctgctacccccatttttccagaccttccaagcctgtctcttttctctaatagccctgtctacaatattgttccaccaccacattattctaggtcgagaggggactttgcaccagccacagatctggtcagtggctctcagcaggttgtcccttagaaacgtccagttgtcttctaccccctgtgatgctctatccccttctacttcgtcaaaggcttcaagtaatcatatttatttatttacattgttttgaattaatcctgcattattttgtagcatcAGAATTTCAATGATAATTCTTTAATTttcgaatgacattgtagggtaggtctgagaggctagatctggcctgtttgaacatagaaaaagtagaatatttagtttaaatgctaaggggttaagttCTTGTGACCAATGCTCTCTCTAATTTTTCTCAGTTGCTGAGCAGAACATTCGATGCTTTGAgcaaaaaatatttcagattgAAAGCCAGTATATGGCTTCCAAACTTTCACAGTTTATCAAGTGAATGTTTGAAAATTTAAAGAGCAACGACATTTTGATATGCACGTTACCAATACAATGAATGTGCATCTTACCAAGAGTGTTGCTTGTAACTAGGATTGGATAAACAGAAGCTGCAGCTTGTTGAATGAGCAGCTGTGAGCCTTTCTACAGCAGCAGATCTTAAGAGTCCATTCTGCTTCAAGCATTCAAATGAGGTCTCTGTCATGATATATCTCAAGTTTtttttggacactaaactctgcttgtgaagacctgttgaggcaagtgaaatcaaaatcaaattcgatgactggcatccgtgctagcagggtgcaaagagcaccatacgaatgtgatcgttgacagagcagctaaccggcttccgtgccagtggcacataaaatgaaCCATTCGAGTgtaatcgttaccagcgtcgccttactgacacctgtgccggtggcatgagtAAAAGATttaagcgaggtcgttgccagtaccacctgactggccccatgccagtggcacgtaaatgcactcactacactctcggagtggttggtgttaggaagggcatccagctgtagaaactctgccagatcaagattggagcatggtgcagccatctggttcgccagacctcagtcaaaatcgtccaacccatgctagcatggaaagcagacgttaaacgatgatgatgatgatgtagttctaTGTAATTCAGCAACCTATAAATTGTGGTTTCTTCCTAGGGAGACTTGGAGGCCCTAACCCTTCTTACTAAGccataaaaaataaacacataacCTCCACCTCATACCAAAGTGATCACGCAGACAAACAAGACTTAAATACCAGCTGGTTACCACTTCCTGTTATTTACAAAAATTCCCACTGACCTCAATTCCAAACATGAAACTTAAGTAgatgcatgtgtggctgtgtggtaagaagcttgcttcccaaccacaaggatccaggttcagtcccactgcatggcactttgggcaagtgtcttctgcaataaccTTAGGTtaagcaaagccttgtggatttggtagacagaaactgaaaaagtgtgtgtgcatgcatgtctgtgtgtcttcttgtcttggtATTATAGGGTCCACATTGCAAATGAAAGCATTGATACACGGattcaataaattttgatatgACTGTTGGTGCATACAGATGGCACTGAAATATCCTTGTGATTCTGTACTTTAAGACTTAAACCTGTCTGAGATTGGCCCTGGTTTTATGTTACAAACTTTCCGATTTGAAGTGATCCAAATGGGAACTTACCAGAAAAATTACAAACCGATTCCAAACATCAGGTTGGAgtcattttaccaaattcttcattattttgcaaAGGAATCGAAACAAAAGTGGTgatttcaacaggaatatggtaacaaaagagtttgtGTTGCCTAAGAAGTGCTTTATTAACACCAACTATTGAATAATTACTTGCCAACTACCAAACTGTGTATTCTTTGTCTCACATGGTTACTATAATGGCTACCTAAACCATGCTGATGAAGGACCAAAAACTCCCGAAATATGGCATGTGTGCCCATTGCCCATTTTTTCATCTTCaatctaatttgtttatatttgatgtTTTGGATATGAAACATTGTAACAAAATCAGAGCCGGttataatttctgtagaaaatctgaagagatgactgaaacacgtgatttaatagcactgctaacacagaagTAGTACATGGTATTGACTTATGAAAGCATTCAATAGACTTTGtagcatattatggttgcataatgaaatactaCAAGTCATTAATGCTAACGTTTTTGACAAAGATAATGCTGACATCGAGAAGAAGAAACCCCAGTATAGGGCAACGTCAACAAAACCGTCAAAATTACAAAACATGAACTgaaatagaaaaacagaagagaaaaaaaccaACCTATTTTAGTGCATGAGATAATATCTTCCGCCTCATGTTGAAGCATTCTTTCCTGTTTCTTAAGCTGAACCTGCAAATGAAAAAGTGATGTATTTCTTGACTGGATAATGGGATAAAAATGGAAACAGgtttaataatatttatcatcattattatggaaTAACatagtccacttatgcatacctttccttcttgggacacaaaactctgcttgtgaagacctgttgaggcaagtgggaatcgaaatcgatcaacatcaatggaaattgcagctgtgataccagtgccggtggcatgtaagagaaccatccgaacgtggctgttgccagcaccgccccgactggcctcgtgccggtggcacataaaaagcaccatccgttcgtttCTGTTGCCAGCcatgcctggcccccgtgccggtggcacgtaaaaagcacccactacactcacggagtggttggcgttaggaagggcatccagccgtagaaacattgccagatcagactggagcctggtgcagccttctggcttcccagaccccagttgaaccgtccaacccatgctagcatggaaagcggacgttaaacgatgatgatgatgataagagcaGTATTATACATATGGAGAACACATTCGACCATGATGGACACATCTGCTTGTTTCCACCATTATAAGGGAAAGGTGTTTGTGCTTTGTGGGACCTTGCTAGTGAGCTAAACAAGAGCCGGCAAGTGACCTACTGCTATGGATGCCAAAgcatggccatactggagctgGTCATCTGAATACAGCATATGTAGATCAACTGACCAGAGACCTGGTTGCCTCCCCGAAGACCTCCCACAACTAAGGCACGACAGAAATGGATGGCGTCTGCAAGTTACAAATGTCTGAGTAAGCTCGGCCGGATGAATGCAAAAAACCATGTAATTTAATTTCTCAGTTAAAGGGGGCACAAAAACAAACTTATGAACaaagcggctgtgtggtaagtagcttgtttaccaaccacatggttccaggttcagtcccactgcgtggcaccttgggcaagtgtcttctactatagcctcgggccgaccaaagccttgtgagtggatttggtagacggaaactgaaagaagcccgtcgtatatatgtatatatatatatatatatatatacacacacgtgtttgtccccctagcattgcttgacaaccgatgctggtgtgtttatgtccccataacttagcagttcggccaaagagaccgatagaataagtactgggcttataaaagaataagtcctggggtcgagttgctcgattaaaggcggtgctccagcatggccgcagtccaatgactgaaacaagtaaaagaataaaagtaaataataattggAAGTAACTTACGTCATTGATTGATTTCTGCGTCGATCGCATCTGTTGCAGGACATCGATTAAGGCCAGGGATTGGTATTTCCGGGCGAACGGTGCCCTTTGCCTTTCTTTCAGCTCTTCATGACTTAACTACAATATCAAGAGAGACAAACTGTTACAACAATCACAATAGGGGTCGATGTCGAACTTAAAGTAGGTCAAGCAGTCCTGGTAACATTCTAGGTTattgggttttatttttaaaatcagggCAACAACGCAGTCATTGATAAAACGGCaaacaaatataatacaaaatacgtatttgattattaataataataataataacaataataatagaaaaaagaacTAAAAATCAGAACTTATCGATCCTTTGGCGACTTAGACACGCCTGTAATGTTTTGTCGATTTATCTTAacacagaaataattacaaaatatgtCGCCGCAAAAGATATGTATCTATCTTATCTTTATTGGTATTTATAATATGGAAAAGTAATTACTTGCATCAGTTACGTATCATTTTAAAGATAATATCGAGTGAAAAATTATTCTATGActgttatatatttcttaacaGATGTGTATTTCTATAGAGTAGGataagtgggtgtgtgtgtgtgtgtgtatatatatatatatatgaaagaaaaaggtgttcagaatgctggatggttgtaaaaatatatatttatttacatatcacatattaatTCTTCATATTGataccttttttctttcatatgcattaaatctgtacatcacccccaatacttctaacatatatatatatataatatatatacacacacgtgtttgtccccctagcattgcttgacaaccgatgctggtgtgtttatgtccccataacttagcagttcggccaaagagaccgatagaataagtactgggcttataaaagaataagtcctggggtcgagttgctcgattaaaggcggtgctccagcatggccgcagtccaatgactgaaacaagtaaaagaataaaagtaaataataattggAAGTAACTTACGTCATTGATTGATTTCTGCGTCGATCGCATCTGTTGCAGGACATCGATTAAGGCCAGGGATTGGTATTTCCGGGCGAACGGTGCCCTTTGCCTTTCTTTCAGCTCTTCATGACTTAACTACAATATCAAGAGAGACAAACTGTTACAACAATCACAATAGGGGTCGATGTCGAACTTAAAGTAGGTCAAGCAGTCCTGGTAACATTCTAGGTTattgggttttatttttaaaatcagggCAACAACGCAGTCATTGATAAAACGGCaaacaaatataatacaaaatacgtatttgattattaataataataataataacaataataatagaaaaaagaaactaaaaatcaGAACTTATCGATCCTTTGGCGACTTAGACACGCCTGTAATGTTTTGTCGATTTATCTTAacacagaaataattacaaaatatgtCGCCGCAAAAGATATGTATCTATCTTATCTTTATTGGTATTTATAATATGGAAAAGTAATTACTTGCATCAGTTACGTATCATTTTAAAGATATATCGAGTGAAAAATTATTCTATGActgttatatatttcttaacaGATGTGTATTTCTATAGAGTAGGataagtgggtgtgtgtgtgtgtgtgtgtatatatatatatatatgaaagaaaaaggtgttcagaatgctggatggttgtaaaaatatatatttatttacatatcacatattaatTCTTCATATTGataccttttttctttcatatgcattaaatctgtacatcacccccaatacttctaacatatatatatatatatattacatgccgAGGAAACAATATTAATAGAGAAGGTAGAAAACCTGGAGTGAAATTATATTACAGAGGAAACTCAGACGCTTTGATAATTTTCTAACGTTTTTCTCTTTGTACTACGCGAAGAATATTTACGGAAGTTATGGCAATCAAAGGTTAACCAAGGAAATATTAAGATTTTTCGGTTTATGATATAAGTCCTTCGACTGAAGCGATGTCATCGGTGACATAAACAGGGAGTACTTATGATGTTACGAGCAATAATAACTGATTGCatttagttacatacatacatcggtaACTGCACTGTTCGTGACATTTAATATTACGAAATTTACgaagaaataaattttgagagTACACTGCATTtgtgaaaattcatatatttctttactgcccacaaggggctaaacacagagaggacaaacaaggacagacaaagggattaagtcgattacatcgacaccagtgcgcaactggtacttatttaatcgaccccgaaaggataaattccgtcga
The nucleotide sequence above comes from Octopus sinensis linkage group LG24, ASM634580v1, whole genome shotgun sequence. Encoded proteins:
- the LOC115223881 gene encoding uncharacterized protein LOC115223881 isoform X2; the protein is MRSTQKSINDVQLKKQERMLQHEAEDIISCTKIEKNLSEISSFNEYLKTILQKKQSLLTNLQRPLIENAIKLEVKYHSIFVKMLSHSANVLQSLMKNIENINWINLTKLATPNKLPEIVDYIETNLAQVNTNYHLMCQIKARLNLLQNP
- the LOC115223881 gene encoding uncharacterized protein LOC115223881 isoform X1, producing the protein MVKMQVEEDHYYSDDVYRCLSEVHCMSKKYGLSEMLSHEELKERQRAPFARKYQSLALIDVLQQMRSTQKSINDVQLKKQERMLQHEAEDIISCTKIEKNLSEISSFNEYLKTILQKKQSLLTNLQRPLIENAIKLEVKYHSIFVKMLSHSANVLQSLMKNIENINWINLTKLATPNKLPEIVDYIETNLAQVNTNYHLMCQIKARLNLLQNP